From one Ctenopharyngodon idella isolate HZGC_01 chromosome 15, HZGC01, whole genome shotgun sequence genomic stretch:
- the tyr gene encoding tyrosinase yields the protein MSFALLVFVFIQFFSQSLQQFPRPCTTPDVLQSKRCCPVWPGDGSVCGSLSGRGFCQDVTVSDLPNGPQFPHSDVDDRERWPLVFYNQTCQCAGNYMGFNCGECKFGYFGANCGERRESVRRNIFQLSMSEQQRFISYLNLAKTTISPDYMIVTGTYAQMNNGSTPMFANISVYDLFVWMHYYVSRDALLGGPGNVWADIDFAHESAAFLPWHRVYLLFWEHEIRKLTGDFNFTIPYWDWRDAQDCQVCTDELMGARSPLSPNLISPSSVFSSWKVICSQPEDYNLREVLCDGSPEGPLLRNPGNHDRNRVPRLPTSADVESVLSLTEYETGLMDRRANMSFRNALEGFASPETGLAVTGRSLMHNSLHVFMNGSMSSVQGSANDPIFLLHHAFIDSIFEQWLRRHQPPRTHYPTANAPIGHNDGYYMVPFIPLYRNGDYFLSTKALGYEYAYLLDPSQRFMQEFLTPYLQQAQQIWRWLLAAGILGAVVAGIIATIIAVACRRRTKRRKASGYGERQPLLNSSEEEGSTSYQTTL from the exons ATGTCTTTCGCTCTGCTTGTGTTCGTCTTCATTCAGTTCTTCAGTCAGTCTCTCCAGCAGTTTCCTCGGCCCTGCACCACACCGGACGTCCTGCAGAGCAAGCGCTGCTGTCCAGTTTGGCCGGGCGACGGTTCGGTGTGCGGATCCCTTTCGGGTCGAGGCTTCTGCCAGGATGTCACGGTCTCCGACCTTCCCAACGGGCCGCAGTTCCCTCATTCAGACGTGGACGACCGCGAAcgctggcctctggtgttttacAACCAAACCTGCCAGTGCGCCGGCAACTACATGGGGTTCAACTGCGGCGAGTGCAAGTTCGGTTACTTCGGCGCCAACTGCGGGGAAAGACGGGAGTCTGTTCGCAGAAACATCTTCCAGTTGTCCATGTCCGAACAGCAGCGGTTCATCTCATACCTAAATCTCGCGAAGACCACCATCAGCCCCGATTACATGATCGTGACTGGCACGTACGCGCAGATGAACAATGGCTCGACGCCCATGTTCGCAAACATCAGCGTGTACGACCTGTTCGTGTGGATGCACTATTACGTGTCCCGTGACGCGCTGCTCGGGGGTCCCGGGAACGTGTGGGCCGACATTGATTTTGCGCACGAGTCGGCCGCTTTCCTGCCCTGGCACCGAGTTTACCTGCTGTTCTGGGAGCACGAGATCCGGAAGCTGACCGGTGACTTTAACTTTACTATCCCGTACTGGGACTGGCGCGACGCGCAGGACTGTCAGGTGTGCACGGACGAGCTGATGGGGGCCCGCAGTCCTCTCAGCCCCAACCTGATCAGCCCGTCCTCGGTGTTCTCCTCCTGGAAg GTGATCTGTTCTCAACCTGAAGACTACAACCTCCGCGAGGTTTTGTGTGACGGGTCACCAGAGGGACCGTTACTGCGCAACCCAGGTAACCATGACCGAAACCGTGTCCCGCGGCTACCCACCTCCGCAGACGTGGAGTCAGTACTGAGCCTGACGGAGTACGAGACGGGGCTGATGGACAGACGGGCCAACATGAGCTTCAGGAACGCTCTGGAAG GTTTTGCAAGTCCCGAGACGGGGTTGGCAGTAACAGGTCGGAGTTTGATGCACAACTCCTTACACGTCTTCATGAACGGATCCATGTCTTCAGTGCAGGGGTCTGCCAACGACCccatttttcttttacatcatgccTTTATTGACAG CATCTTTGAGCAATGGCTGAGGAGACACCAGCCTCCCCGCACACACTACCCAACCGCTAACGCCCCGATCGGGCACAACGACGGCTATTATATGGTCCCCTTCATCCCTCTGTACAGAAACGGAGATTATTTCCTCTCGACTAAAGCTCTGGGATATGAATATGCATATTTACTGGACCCAA GTCAGCGGTTTATGCAGGAGTTTTTGACGCCTTATCTTCAGCAAGCTCAGCAGATCTGGCGCTGGCTGCTGGCAGCAGGGATCCTGGGTGCGGTTGTGGCGGGAATTATCGCTACTATTATCGCCGTGGCGTGTAGAAGGAGGACAAAGAGGCGAAAGGCGTCGGGATACGGGGAGAGACAGCCGCTCCTGAACAGCAGCGAAGAGGAGGGTTCAACTTCATACCAGACTACACTGTGA